The Euphorbia lathyris chromosome 3, ddEupLath1.1, whole genome shotgun sequence genome contains a region encoding:
- the LOC136222961 gene encoding uncharacterized protein isoform X2 translates to MKVDVVSDRPPKSKRSRKKKTIAELKEAECLLLEERRKLKNQVATLQFTLEKQRHENERLKRFKVDSLSRQTAETGDKSEEIDSIKKIKVTMSMSSCCLHKHKKEVLPDLNLPVDENSDSNMLCGIS, encoded by the exons ATGAAG GTTGATGTTGTTAGTGATAGGCCGCCAAAGAGCAAGAGGTCAAGAAAGAAGAAg ACAATAGCTGAACTTAAAGAGGCGGAATGTTTACTCTTGGAGGAAAGAAGGAAGTTAAAAAAT CAGGTGGCAACCTTGCAATTTACCTTAGAAAAACAGAGACATGAAAATGAAAGATTGAAGAGATTCAAG GTGGATTCGTTATCAAGGCAGACAGCTGAAACTGGTGATAAAAGTGAGGAAATTGattcaataaagaaaataaaagtaacCATGAGCATGAGCAGTTGTTGTTTGCATAAGCATAAAAAAGAGGTGTTGCCTGACCTAAATCTGCCTGTTGATGAAAATTCAGACTCAAATATGTTATGTGGAATTAGCTGA
- the LOC136223122 gene encoding uncharacterized protein, which yields MALSIAKPKHRSLTNPSLIHLFSSSPYQDAPNSPSQSPSEEQQQQTSYSSYFSHLKASLKEKQENQQSDPHLTTPGNVNPSISKSAGDSAPFDGIKKNLQEFPRRSNTAGQPNSDQQNQPFVLFQDLYKRHANVKSQEGTVTTQSSPNYANSSISSFAAIRDTLGQLRINTSPKPGSKSGDPVSFSDLSGRFKLKPESEKGPLESTVIGGTQELPLSMSTKEQMTGKDNRSIEFVKMYNMNELGDKLRNLRPELKEKGWFSLEELRERLRKLRTMEVEEMVKSRPGIPIQALRDSLEKIKEQDSLKKDSIPRLNILGQLGGPDFMAYPPQEHLVEKYFHPDNMSSAEKLKLELSNVREEFKMSESDCGSARVQVAQLTTKIKHLSSVLHKKDKHSRKGLQEMVQRRKKLLKYLRRTDWDSYCFVLSKLGLRDNAEMKH from the exons ATGGCTCTCTCCATCGCCAAACCTAAACACAGGTCCCTTACTAATCCTTCTCTCATtcatctcttctcttcttctccttaCCAAGATGCCCCCAATTCTCCCTCCCAATCGCCGTCGGAagaacagcaacagcaaacctCATACTCCTCTTATTTCAGTCACCTTAAAGCTAGCCTCAAGGAAAAGCAAGAGAACCAGCAAAGCGATCCCCATCTAACAACACCCGGTAACGTTAATCCTTCCATCTCAAAATCCGCGGGCGATTCGGCTCCTTTTGATGGAATAAAAAAGAATCTCCAGGAGTTTCCTCGCAGATCCAATACTGCTGGACAACCCAACTCTGACCAGCAAAATCAGCCATTTGTTTTGTTCCAAGACTTGTATAAACGACACGCGAATGTAAAATCACAGGAGGGTACTGTTACTACTCAATCTAGCCCCAATTACGCAAACAGTTCCATTTCGTCTTTTGCAGCTATTCGAGATACTTTGGGTCAATTGAGGATAAATACGTCCCCGAAACCAGGTAGTAAGAGTGGAGATCCAGTATCATTTTCTGATTTGTCAGGCAGGTTTAAATTGAAACCTGAAAGTGAAAAAGGACCATTGGAGTCTACTGTGATTGGTGGGACCCAGGAGCTTCCATTATCGATGTCTACGAAGGAGCAAATGACTGGGAAAGATAACAGGAGTATAGAATTTGTCAAAATGTATAACATGAATGAGTTGGGTGATAAGTTGAGGAATTTGCGGCCAGAATTGAAGGAGAAGGGGTGGTTTTCTTTGGAGGAGTTGAGAGAGAGGTTGAGGAAATTGAGGACAATGGAGGTGGAGGAGATGGTAAAATCAAGGCCTGGAATACCAATTCAGGCATTGAGGGATAGCTTGgaaaaaattaaggaacaagatAGCTTAAAAAAGGATTCAA TCCCAAGACTTAACATCCTGGGTCAGTTGGGTGGACCGGATTTTATGGCGTATCCTCCACAGGAGCACTTGGTCGAAAAG TATTTCCATCCAGACAACATGTCTTCTGCTGAGAAATTGAAACTCGAGCTTTCCAATGTTAGAGAAGAATTCAAAATGTCAGAGTCAGATTGTGGATCAGCACGTGTTCAAG TGGCACAACTCACTACGAAGATCAAGCATCTTTCCTCAGTTTTGCACAAGAAG GATAAGCACTCTCGAAAGGGTCTTCAAGAGATGGTGCAAAGGAGAAAGAAGTTGTTGAAGTATCTCCGAAGAACTGACTGGGATTCTTACTGTTTTGTTCTATCCAAACTTGGTCTCCGGGACAATGCAGAGATGAAGCATTAG
- the LOC136222961 gene encoding uncharacterized protein isoform X1 has translation MDEDDWIDAAMTDDTLVAKLLLKLSQVPRPSFNNVSPPPALRLDWTVKQRRSNHVSSRNATRASPTTPLSWSGGTSVSYCAIDGFEESKPIDTARSKVDVVSDRPPKSKRSRKKKTIAELKEAECLLLEERRKLKNQVATLQFTLEKQRHENERLKRFKVDSLSRQTAETGDKSEEIDSIKKIKVTMSMSSCCLHKHKKEVLPDLNLPVDENSDSNMLCGIS, from the exons ATGGATGAAGATGACTGGATTGATGCGGCCATGACCGATGACACTCTCGTTGCTAAGCTCCTTTTGAAGCTCAGCCAAGTGCCGCGGCCATCTTTCAATAACGTTTCTCCTCCACCTGCTTTGCGATTAGATTGGACTGTCAAACAGCGGCGCTCTAACCATGTGTCGTCGAGGAATGCTACTCGTGCTAGTCCTACCACACCGCTTTCATGGAGCGGTGGCACCTCCGTTAGCTATTGTGCGATCGACGGGTTTGAAGAGTCTAAGCCGATTGACACCGCTAGATCTAAG GTTGATGTTGTTAGTGATAGGCCGCCAAAGAGCAAGAGGTCAAGAAAGAAGAAg ACAATAGCTGAACTTAAAGAGGCGGAATGTTTACTCTTGGAGGAAAGAAGGAAGTTAAAAAAT CAGGTGGCAACCTTGCAATTTACCTTAGAAAAACAGAGACATGAAAATGAAAGATTGAAGAGATTCAAG GTGGATTCGTTATCAAGGCAGACAGCTGAAACTGGTGATAAAAGTGAGGAAATTGattcaataaagaaaataaaagtaacCATGAGCATGAGCAGTTGTTGTTTGCATAAGCATAAAAAAGAGGTGTTGCCTGACCTAAATCTGCCTGTTGATGAAAATTCAGACTCAAATATGTTATGTGGAATTAGCTGA